The following DNA comes from candidate division KSB1 bacterium.
TGGTAACCAAAGTATCGCTGCAGAAATGTTAGGATTGACCAGAAGGGCTTTGAACAACAGGTTATCTCGTTCGCAAGGCGCTTAGTACTAGAAAACTGATTTTGAATTTCATCACTACATATCGCGTATGACTTTCAGCATATCCAAAGCATTGGTGGGTGGTGTAATATCATCAGCAATTAATTCAATTTGTTGGACATCCGGTAATCCATAGCCAATTTGCAATTTTTTTGGAGTAGCTTGAAGGAGGACCACAAAAACCATGACACTGATTATAAGACTGAATTTCAAGTTTTTATGATAAGTTTTGTTTATTTCTCTTACCGGAGTTTTTAATGAGGTCAATGGAGAAATAAATCTTTTGACTAAAAACCGTTTTCTTGAAAATGTATTATGTATCATTTGATTATCTCATTTCGTTTAGTTTTAATTGTGACATATTGTGTAATGTCGTTTGGATTAAATTGTAAATAATTATCAACTGTCCTCTCGTTCCAAAGTCAAAACTGGACAGTTTGCCAGTCGAACAACGCGTTCCGTAGTACTGCCAAATAAGATATGATCCAACCCACTTAATCCACGTGTTGCCATTATAATCAAGTCAACGCCATTGTCATTTGCATATTTCACAATTTCATGATGTGCCCGACCTTGCTTTATAACATAGGTGGCATTTTCATCCGAGACATCGGTGAATTCTCTTAATTTCTCCTCTGATCGCTTTGGTAACTCTGAATCAATTTTAAAAATACTCGTTACATGCATGAACACAAGCTGTGAACCAAACTCTTGGCCAAGTGCTATTGCCCTTTCTGCAGCTTGTTTAGAGTAGTCGGAGAAATCCATTGGAATTAATGTTTTCCCGATTGCAAACTTTCTTAAGGGTTTCATGGTAGTTAAAACTGGAATTGGAGAAAGGCATACCACCTTTTCAGCTACACTGCCATAAAACCATTTTTTTAAACCAGTTCGACCATGGGTACCCATAATCACGACATCAAAGTCATTGTCGTTTATATAATCTAAAATTGCATCTGCAGCAGAAAAACCTGGTGTAACTTGTGAATCTATAGTAATCCCTTTTTTTAGTGCTTTTTCATTATGTAACTGTAAATACCTGAAGGTTTCCTCTTCTTTTTTCTTAACAAAATTCTCGTATTGACGAAGAGGGGCTACTTCATTAAAGCTTTTCTGGAATAGCACAATTGTATGAAATAGTGTGACATGAGAATTATTTTTTTCAGCAATAAATAACGCATGATCAACTGCATGATCTGAAAATTCACTAAAGTCTACCGGAACTAAGATTTTTTTGATTAACATGATTAACTCCTTTATTTTTGCTGGTTTTTGTAATTTAGGAATTTGTTCATAATTGTTACCTCATTATGGTTCTTTGATATTAGTGTAATTTGATTCAGCATTAACAAAACAAATTACGTGATTCATTTATCCTGACATAAGTGCACAAATTTTATTCAGTGCTGGTTCCATTTTCCACTCTTGAATTATATTTCTTTTTTTTAGGTGTTCGATATATTGTCATAGTTATTTGATTCTTCTTAAATGGGGTATCCGAAAACTTGACTTCATCCATTAACTTTTTAATCAAATGAATTCCTAACCCGCCTCTTTTATATTCCTTTAAATATTCCCTCATATTCGGAGATTTAATAATATTTGGCTCGAATCCCCTTCCATAATCGATAACCGAAACATCCATCTTTTCTTCATCTACTTTCACCTCAACTCGCATAACGCTTCGTGTTATTTCATCATAAGCGTGGTTAATTACATTAGTACATGCCTCATCCACGGAGAGTTGGATTTTATAGACGTCCTCCTCAATAAATCCAACATTACTGGCTATTTTTTTTATAAAATCTCTTATTATCTCTAAAAACTCGCTTATACTTGGTGTGACGATCAGGTATTTTTTCTTTTTCTCGGACATTTTCTATTCTCCTTTATTACAAAAACCTGAATGGACTTCACCAAGAGTTTGATCTAGGCTTTCTTCTTAATAACTTAGGCAAAAAATCTGCCAAAAAACCGGTTCCAAAAATAAGCTTTTAAATTACAGTAACTTATGTCTACAATAGGTGGTCTAATAAAGGCATGATGGGTGCAATCAAATTAAAGGAATGAATTAGCAGTGGCATATTATACTATTTAAAATTAAGGAGTTAGCCTTAGTCGGTAGCCAGGGGATTAGGACGAAAAGTGGCACCCTTTAAAACTTGCTAATGGTGGGAGCAATTCAAGCGATGGTTCAAATGCCCTACTTCCTTTTATTGACCAGACTAACCCTTATACTTTACTTGGCCACTTCCAGGATGAACTCTAACGTGTTTGAGCATGTTGGTCATCATCCCACAACGAGGATATGTTTTTGAGCCATTGCCATCTATGTCGTTTGTAATGTTTTGCTTTAACAGCAACCTCTAGCGCCAATTTTGATTTCGAATCTCAGCAGGCTAATAGATAAAATGCTTGACACCCAGGTAGCAGCGCCTGGTCTGACCATTTTTTTTATTTACTTAGGAAGGTGAATCTATTGGTGGTATATGCCTTTAACCGGCCGTTTTCTTAATATTTCTCCCAACCCTCTGCTTGATTCGTGTTTGCGCAGTTGTGGGCAAAGTCTGTTTAAGGTTGAGATTCTCCAAAAATAAGGTAGCCACAAATTCTTCTGACGAATCTTCTTTGTTTGTGTAATTAGCACTGGTACTCCATCAACTCTTCTTCTCGTACCCACACCCTAAATCATTTGAAAAAGCATGCAGTAACACGGCAATACCATGCCACATTTTATCCATCCTATTCAAAACCTAGCTCTGCAGCAACCTGCTAAATTTCCATAAGTTAGCGCAACTCTAACGACAAATTTTCCTCAATTACGTGGCATCCATCTTAATGCTGTCTCCACAGGAGAATGTCCTCTTAACTACTTGATATTAAACAACTAAAGTCAACAGATATTAGACTGATAACTTTTGGCATATTCATTGCCAATTTAATTGATAAACAAAACGAATTATGATCAAACATGAGGAAACTAAAATGAAATCTATAAAAATTGTTCGAATGATTTTTTTAATAATAAGTGCATCCTTCTTTTCAGTACAAGCTCAAGAAATATCAGACTACAAATTCATTATTAGTTCAGAAAGTAAGTTATGGTTTGAAGGTACTTCAACATTACATGATTATAAATGCGTTGCAAATGAGGTAACGGGGTCATTGATGATGAAGAAGTCAATCTTAAGTTCCTTCGCAACCGGGATTAACGACGAAATAATTTCCGGTGTCGTGCATATACCCGTCTTAAGCATCAAAAGCGGTAAAAACAAAATGGACAAAAAGATGTGGAAATCATTGAAGGCTGACCAGTTCTCTGAAATTCTATATGAATTAACCAGCGCTGAATTAATCAGATTACCGGATGCTGAAAATAATCAATTACTGATTAAAACAATAGGAATTTTGAAGGTTTCAGGAGTTGAAAAAAATATTGAGATGGAGGTAACCGGAAGCCAATCGGAGAGTGGTAATATTAAATTTAGCGGAAATAAAAAATTGTTAATGACTGATTTCAATATAAAACCGCCAACTATGTTCTTGGGTACGATTAAAACTGGGAATGAAATCACAGTTTACTTTGAATTAGTTTTGATTCCAAACAACCGTTATGAAATAAGTAAAATCGGAAATTTCTTTAACTGAAAAATTAATCATCAAATCATCCAAACCATGAAAAATCTGAATAAGATAAGAAGCGTTTTACTCTCACTCATAATTACTTCTTTGCAAGTAAGCGCCCTATTTTCCCAGGTTATAAGCTTAGGCCCCTATACCAGTTTGCCGAAAAGCCGTCTTTGGCTGGAAGGTAAATCCAATATTAACAAGTTCAGTTGCGAATCAGAATCATTAAAAGGCTATGCCTACTTTGGCCCTGAGAGTTTTCTTTTACCTGTAAACAATTTTGACGACGTTCAAAGCAATACTTCTGTTTATTTCTTTATTCCTGTTCAAAGTTTCGATTGCGGGAAAAAAAAGATGAACAAGGATATGTATAAAGCCCTGAATGAAAAGCAAAACCCAACCATAAAATATGAATTAATCAAATCGCAATTGATTGCATCTCCTGATACTTCCAGTGAATGGTTTCAAGTAAATACCCACGGCAATCTAACCATTGCAGGAATGAGGAAGGAAATTGAGATGGTCATCAAGATTCGACCACTCTCTAATGGTAAATACCAGGTTATTGGAGCTATTCCAATTTCTATGTATGACTTTAACATCAAACCACCCTCAGCCTTTTTCGGGTTAATAAAGGCAAAACCTGAATTATTTGTTCGCTTTGATATTAAGGCTATGGCCAACCAAATTGATGGCACAGCCAATCAGTCTAATATCTCAATTAACGAATTGAGAAATTCAAATCAAATTCTAACCCAACGTTCTTTGAATTCAACGAACTTCGATTGTAATGGAAACAATAAACTAATAACCATAATCCCAAAATAGGAGGTTTCATGAAAACCTTAATAAAATTATTCACAGTTTCTGTTTTGCTAACTGTATTTTTTTTATCGCCGGCTGTTGCCCAAGTTAGCCAGAACAGGGAAATGCAGTATTTCAAGCCCTCAGATAAGCGTGGGTTGAATGTCTTCGAGACGACAAAGGATAATTCAATCGGTTTTACTAAATTGAAAGTGATCCTGGGTGGTTCGTCTACGCTTCAATATCAAGGCATAAATCACAGCAATTCCGCATTGTTTTTTGATAACGGAAGCGGTGTGAACGTTAATGAATTAAAGGAATTAGGAAGCAATTTTAACCTGGCGACCGCAAATTTTGATTTGGATATCCAACTCCACAATGGCTTAAGAATGCACTTGAGGACATACCTGTCTTCAAGACACCATCACGAACCGTATGTAAAAAGCGGATACTTACAGGTTGACAGATTGGACTTTGTTAGAGAGGGATTCCTTGACAATGTGATGGATATGATCACTCTCAAAATTGGCCATATGGAGAACAACTACGGCGATGCACATTTCAGAAGGTCTGACAATGCAATGAGTTTGCACAACCCATTTATTGGCAATTACATTATGGACTCATTTACCACCGAGGTCGGAGCGGAAGCCTATTTGAAAAAAAATGGTTTCATCGGCATGATTGGTTTTTCCAACGGCAAACTGAATCAGGATGTTGAGAACCCGGGAGCAACTGACCTGGCATTTATTGGAAAACTCGGTTTTGATAAACAAACAAATCCAAACTTGCGGGTAAGACTCACGGGTTCTATTTATTCCATTGGTAAAGCCAGGAGTATTTATCTTTACAGCGCTGACCGGGCTGGCTCACGATACTATAGCGTAATGAAAGGCATTACCGCAACTTCAGATAACTTCAGATCCGGAAGATGGAATCCCAATTTCTCGGACAAATTGACTGCAATTATGATCAATCCTTTCATTAAATACAAAGGATTAGAGTTTTTTGGCACCTATGAAAATTCACAGGGTGGAGATTTTAAGAACTCTTCAGAAACACGAACCTGGAAGCAAGTGGCAGGAGAGGTTATCTATCGGTTTGGAAACTTTGAACAATGGTACGGTGGCATTAGATATAATAGTGCAAGTGGTAAATTAGCTAATGCGGATCCAAATGAAGTTTCCATCGATAGAATTCAAATGACCTTTGGATGGTTCCTCACTGACAACGTAGTTGCTAAAATTGAATACGTCAACCAATCCTACAATGACTTTGCGAAAAATAGTATTTACAGCGAGGGAAATTTTAAAGGGTTCTTGGCTGAAGCTGCAATCGGGTTCTAGCAAGAATTAAAGTCAATTGCTAAGACGTCTGTAAATTGGCGCAGCCATAATCGGTTGCGCCAATTTTGCAAGCTAATTGATGGTGAAAAAACCTAATATGGAAAGAAAGCAGAGATTTGATTGCATGAAACAAAAACATATCCTTGTGGTTGATGACGAACAAAACACACTTCGTTCAATGGAATTTATATTAGAGGCTGCCAATTATCAAGTCAGCGTTGCGAAAAACGGGTATGAAGCCTTGAAGGTACTTTCCAACGAATTAAAAACTTGCTCACCAATCGACCTGATTATAACTGATATACAAATGCCAATGTTAACTGGATTAAAGTTGATCGAAAAACTGCAAGAGTTCAGCTATGGCATCCCCGTATTAATCATAACCGGGTATGGGAATAAGCAATTATATGCTCAACTGCTTGAAAATGGCTACAACGAAATTTTGGATAAGCCAATCGAAGAGGATGAATTGCTAAGACGTGTAAAAAAACTGATTAATAATGGAAATCAACCCGGTAGATAAATATCTTCGGAATCATGACTGGTGAAGAATTTTTAGTTAAGTTGCTATTCTAAATTGAAACGAATAACTGTATTTTAATGGAATTGAACTGATGAAAGGAATTATGATGAAAAAGATATTTACATGGGTAATCATTGTAATGGTTGCAACGTTTTTTGGATGTGATAATCAAAACAAAATTGATCCCGCCACATTATCGATTTCCGGTGAAATGGAAGCGGAATTGACCAGTCCTCCGGCGGTCCCCAAACCGGTTGGTAATCGGGCGCCGATGAAATTAATCGTGAACATGGAAGTGGTGGAAAAAGAGTCCGAAATGATGGACGGTGTGACCTATATTTATTGGACTTTTGGCGGCAGCGTTCCCGGAAGTTTTATCCGAACCAGGCTTGGCGACGAGGTCGAATTTCATTTAAGAAATCATCCCGATAACAAATTACCCCATAATATTGATTTGCATGCTGTAACCGGACCTGGAGGCGGTGCGACATCTTCATTTGTGGCGCCTGGTCATGAAATCATGTTTTCCTTTAAAGTAATCAATCCCGGGTTGTATGTTTATCACTGCGCAACAGCCCCTGTAGGTATGCACATTGCTAACGGCATGTACGGTTTAATATTGGTTGAACCGGATGGCGGGCTGACACCGGTTGATAAGGAATATTACCTAATGCAAGGAGATTTTTATACCAGGGGCGCTTATGGAAAAACCGGGCTCCAGCCTTTTGATATGAAAAAAGCGATTATGGAAACCCCGGATTATGTGGTTTTCAACGGAAAGGTCGGGTCCATGACCGGAGATAACGCCATTAGTGCAAATGTGGGAGAAACGGTGAGATTATTCGTCGGCAATGGCGGTCCTAACCTGGTATCCTCATTTCATGTGATTGGGGAAATTTTTGATAGAGTAAATATTGAAGGCGGCAGCGCAATCAATAAAAATGTGCAAACCACATTGATTCCGGCAGGAGGATCGGCAATTGTTGAATTTAAAGTAGATGTTCCTGGAACATTTATTATAGTGGATCACTCCATTTTCAGGGCTTTTAACAAGGGAGCGCTGGCAATGCTAAAAGTGAGTGGAGAAGAAAATAAAACCATCTATTCCGGAACACAACAGGAAGGAATATACCTGCCTGAAGGAGGCGCCGTTCAGGTAATGCCGGAAACTGCGCAAACCGTTGAGGCAGTAAAAGCAAGATCCTTGTTCGAAAGGATACAGTTTGGTAAGCAGGTTTATGACCGCACATGTTTTGCATGTCACCAGGCCAATGGAGAAGGAATCATCAATGCATTCCCACCGCTGGCTCAATCTGACTATTTAAATGCGGATACCAACAGGGCTATTAGTACGATACTAAACGGACTTTCTGGAAAAATCACAGTCAATGGTTTGGACTACGATAGCATTATGCCTAAGCTAGTTTTAACAGATGAAGAAGTGGCTAATGTGTTGACCTATGTTTACAACAGCTGGAATAATAATAAAAAAGAAATTACTCCACAAATAGTAAACAAGTTAAGAAAATAAATTTACAATGAAGCAGTCTCAGTATGTGATATTTTTCTTGTTGCTCCTTAACCCTATGGACCCTATTCTCGGCCAGACGGATAAAATGGCCCATATAAAGGGGGGTGTATTCGTGCCGCTCTATGGTAGAGATACACTGAAAGTTGAGATTGAAGATTTTCTGATGGATGTTTATCCGGTCACAAATGAACAGTTTTTACAGTTTGTCCTTAAGTTCTCCGAATGGCAAAGATCCAAAGTAATTCCGTTGTTCGCTGACGATAATTATCTTGCTGAATGGGAAAGCGACACGTCGATCAGTTGGCTTCTGAATCTAAATGCGCCTGTCACTTCGGTATCGTGGTTTGCTGCCAGGAAGTATTGCGAATGCCAGGGAAAGCGTTTGCCAACAATTGATGAATGGGAATACTCAGCGATGGCCAGTCAAACCAGGCCGGATGCAAGAATCGATAGCTCTTATAACCAGTATATTTTGAACTGGTACGAAACGCCTAAGACATTTGGAAATGCTATTGGCCAAACATTTAAAAATTATTGGGGAGTTTATGATCTTCATGGCCTGGTTTGGGAGTGGACCATCGATTTTAACTCGGTATTGATTACAGGAGAATCCCGCGGAGATGTGGATTTGGACAGAAAGCTATTCTGCGCAGGAGGAGCGGTTGGCGCTACCGATTTGATGAACTATGCCGCATTCTTGAGGTTTGCATTTCGTGGCAGCCTCAAGGCTAATTATGGTGTAAAAAACCTTGGTTTTCGATGTGTCAGGGATATTAAATGAACAAAGGAAAAATTATGAAATTCACTATTTTAATTGGAGTCACATTGCTGTTATTGTCATGCAGTCAACAACAAGATGAAACAATTTCTTTAACTGGAAGTGATCAAAATGCAGAACCTTTGCCGGGATTGTCTATTTTCCATCTGCCATCCGACTGGATAACTCAAGATAATGAGTCTATAAAACTCAAAGACCTGCGGGGAAATGTTTTAGTCATGGTAATGATCTATACATCCTGTCAAGCGTCTTGTCCGAGGCTTGTCGCAGATATGAGGAGTATAGAATCAAAGATTCCTGGAAAATTCAAGGAAAAGGTAAAACTGCTGCTCGTCAGCATTGATCCAAAAAACGACACGCCCGAAAGCTTAAAGAAGTTCGCAATCGATAATAAAATGGCTGGCGATCAATGGATGTTTTTAAATGGAACGGAGGAAGATGTGAGAGAGTTTGCAATGGTTCTTGGTTTCAAGTATAAAAAAATATCGCCTATTGATTTTTCCCATTCCAATATCATTAGTGTTTTCAACCATGAAGGGGTCCTGGCATACCAAAAAAATGGCCTGGGAGTGAATAACAAGGAAATCGTTGCCAAAATCATTGAATCGGCCGATGCAATCCATTAAGATTTTTAGAATGTAATGGATACCTTAACTAGATTTCATGCTCGAGCTTTCACCATTTCTACAAGAAATTCATTATGCCTAAGCTAACCAGATGGTTTATCAAATCCGGGTTCATATGCTTAATTACCGCCCTTTCAATTGGCGTTATTATTAAGTCGCAAATTATCCAAATTGCTAGCTTCTCATCTGCAGCTACGCCTGTTTATTTTCATCTCTTTATGGTTGGCTGGGTCACTCAATTAATTTTTGGAGTATCCTATTGGATGTTTCCTCGATTTAGTCGTGACAAACCTAGAGGAAGCTTATTACTGGGTTGGTCTTGCTTTTGGCTGTTGAATGTTGGTCTTTTTCTCCGGATGATTGGCGAGCCATTAAATCACACTTATCAAAATAAGTTTGGATGGATGTTATTGATATCGGCGGTTCTACAATGGCTAGCGGGAATGTTCTACATCTTTAATACCTGGTTGAGAATCAAAGGAGATTAAGTTGCCTCTATTAACTCTCCTTTTTATCCGCACAGCATTAATCTATTTTGGAATGGGTTTCACAATTGGCAGCTTCATATTAATAGCAAAAGGTACTTATTTGTTTCCAATGAGTTGGTTGTTTTTGCCTGTTCACATTGAATTGTTATTATTTGGCTGGACTTTACAATTGGCTATTGGAGTCGCATTTTGGATTTTTCCTCGTTTTCCCAAGAAACCATATCGTGGCAGGGAACAGTCAGCATGGCTTTCATATATTTTGCTTAATGTTGGAATTGTAATTTCAGTGGTGGGTTATCTTAAAACCAGTTTATCCCCTCTTATCCTATGGGGACATATTTTGGAAATTGTAGCCGTTCTTTTCTTCGTTCTCTATGTTTGGCCCAGAGTGAAAGCGTTCGCTAAATAATGTAGCAAAGTAATTTTTCACTACCTTTTGAAAGTGATGATTAAATCCACTAATAAACTTGACTGTTTTACATAGAAGGATTGAACAATAATAAAAGCGGTTTTAGGATTAAGGCTAATTCAATCAGGATCGGAAAGGAATGAAAACATATGAAATTACCGAAGATAATTCAAGGGGGAATGGGCATTGGCATTTCCAACTGGAATTTGGCCAGAGCAGTGTCGATGCAGGGGCATCTGGGAGTCGTTTCGGGGACAGGGATTGCCCTGGTAATGATTGCACGATTGATGGATGGCGATAAAGAGGGGCATATTCGGCGGGCATTAAGCCATTTTCCCTTTCAAGGGCCGGTTAAGCACATTTTAAATAAATATTATGTCCCCGAACCAAAAACCCCACAGCCACCTTACAAACGCCCGCCGATGTGGACCCTCAAACCACCCAAATCGCTCTATGAGCTGACAGTCATTAGCAACTTCGTCGAGGTATTTCTGGCAAAGGAGGGGCATCAGAACGCAGTGGGGCTCAACCTGTTGGAGAAGGTACAGATGCCAACAATGGCCTCTCTTTACGGGGCGATGCTGGCGGAGATAGACTTCGTGATCATGGGAGCCGGCATCCCGGTGCAAATTCCCGGCATCCTCGCCAGGTTGGCCGGCCACCAGGCGGTTAGCTACCGGCTCGATATACAGGGAGCCGATCAAGGGGATGATTATCGCCTTCACTTTGATCCCCAGGCAATTTTCCCCGGCGTCGTGGAAAGGATAAGCCGATTGCCCCGCCCCTATTTTCTACCGATCATCTCCTCGGTGGTGCTAGCGAAGGCATTGATTAAACGGGCAACGGGTAAGATAGACGGCTTTGTCATCGAAGCACCCACCGCTGGCGGACACAATGCTCCCCCCAGAGGGCCGCTACACCTGAATGAAGATGGCGAACCGATCTACGGGGAGAAAGATGTGGTAGACTTAAACAAAATCAAACAGTTTGGTCTGCCCTTTTGGCTGGCCGGCGGCTACGACAGCCCAGCGAAACTGCAGTACGCACTAGATGCCGGCGCGGTCGGTATCCAGATAGGCACAGCTTTTGCTTATTGCGCCGAATCGGCCATGGATGAAACACTCAAAAGCCGCATCATCCAAAAAGTCCTCGCTCAAGAGATAAAGTTGCACACCGATCCCATCGTCTCCCCAACCGGCTACCCCTTCAAAGTGGTCCAACTGGAAGGAACCCTGTCAGATCCGAAGATTTGCCAGAACCGGATCCGGCTGTGCGATGTTGGTATGCTGCGACATCTCTACAAACGAGCGAATGGGAAGGTAGGGTTCCGCTGTCCGGCCGAACCGGTAGAGCAATACCTGGCAAAAGGGGGGAAACCGGAGGATACAGTCGGAAAAAACTGCCTGTGCAACAATCTATCCGCCACTGCGGGATATCCTCAGCATCGAAAAGACGGCTACATAGAACCACCGATAGTCACTGCCGGAGACGGGCTGGCAGCCATCGGAAAATATATCAAACCGGGCCATCACAGCTATACAGCCCAAGATGTACTTGACTATCTGACCGGGTGATAAATTCATAACCCTAATAATTGTTAAAAAAAAGTGTAAGTAAAATCGTGTGCATTAAATGACCCAATATGTCTAAATTTATCTCTTCCCCTAGTAAAAAAGGTTCGCCATATGACGAACTCTTGGTATTGATTTTATTGAGTTTAAGCTTGTAGCGGGGGTAGGATTCGAACCTATCCGCCAGCTGGCGGATATGAGACTACGGTCAATTAAATGAGTAAATTCCTGAAGTTCTCTCTAAAATTTAGTTAAAATCCTCCATAAACAGGGAAGAGTTTGCGTCCCCAGGGGGAGGACTAGTCTATCATGCTGAACACGATGCTGATATCGGAAACTCCGAGCATCCCGTTAATTTCTTAAAATCTTAAATTTTTGAATTCGGTCGTTTCCAAAGTCTACCACATAGGCAAACCCATTCATAATGGCAATGTCCGTTGGTTTTTCAAATTGGCCTGCATTCGAACCATTTGCTCCAAATTGATAAAGATAGCTCCCAATCGCATCAAAAACTTGAATACGATGATTATAAAAATCTACCACATAAATCCGTCCTTTAGCATCCAATTCAACAGCGTTGGCAACATTGAACTGTCCTGGAAGCTTATCTTCTCCGCTCCAACTGCCCCATGAATGTAGGGCTTTTCCATCTGGGTTGAATGTTTGTATCCGGTGATTGTAAGCATCGGCGATAATAATATTTCCTTTGTTGTCAACCATAACGTCTGTCGGGTAATATAGTTGACCAAACTCATGGCCTTCTTTGCCGAATTGAGAAATGAATTTGCCTTGTGTATCAAATATTTGAATTCGGTTATTATAAAAACCAGCCACCAGCACATTCCCACTTCGGTCGAAATTCACTGCCGCCGGCGCGTCAAACTGGCCGGGCCCTTCTCCACCTTTACCCCATGAAAATTGATAAATGCCATTAGTGTCAAAAACCTGGACGCGATCATTGCCATATTCCGGCACGTAGACCCGGCCACCCGAATGAACAGCCAGATGCATGGGGCGATCAAATTCTCCCGGATCACTCCCGGCTGTTCCCCATTGGGTGATAAATTCGCCTGTTGCTGTAAACTTTTGAATACGATTGTTGCCGGCATCCGAAACAAAGACATTACCGGCAACATCCAGAGCAATCCCGATTGGCTGGTTGAATTGTCCAGGCGCACTGCCCTCGCTGCC
Coding sequences within:
- the nirK gene encoding nitrite reductase, copper-containing; amino-acid sequence: MKKIFTWVIIVMVATFFGCDNQNKIDPATLSISGEMEAELTSPPAVPKPVGNRAPMKLIVNMEVVEKESEMMDGVTYIYWTFGGSVPGSFIRTRLGDEVEFHLRNHPDNKLPHNIDLHAVTGPGGGATSSFVAPGHEIMFSFKVINPGLYVYHCATAPVGMHIANGMYGLILVEPDGGLTPVDKEYYLMQGDFYTRGAYGKTGLQPFDMKKAIMETPDYVVFNGKVGSMTGDNAISANVGETVRLFVGNGGPNLVSSFHVIGEIFDRVNIEGGSAINKNVQTTLIPAGGSAIVEFKVDVPGTFIIVDHSIFRAFNKGALAMLKVSGEENKTIYSGTQQEGIYLPEGGAVQVMPETAQTVEAVKARSLFERIQFGKQVYDRTCFACHQANGEGIINAFPPLAQSDYLNADTNRAISTILNGLSGKITVNGLDYDSIMPKLVLTDEEVANVLTYVYNSWNNNKKEITPQIVNKLRK
- a CDS encoding YceI family protein; the encoded protein is MKSIKIVRMIFLIISASFFSVQAQEISDYKFIISSESKLWFEGTSTLHDYKCVANEVTGSLMMKKSILSSFATGINDEIISGVVHIPVLSIKSGKNKMDKKMWKSLKADQFSEILYELTSAELIRLPDAENNQLLIKTIGILKVSGVEKNIEMEVTGSQSESGNIKFSGNKKLLMTDFNIKPPTMFLGTIKTGNEITVYFELVLIPNNRYEISKIGNFFN
- a CDS encoding formylglycine-generating enzyme family protein, whose amino-acid sequence is MKQSQYVIFFLLLLNPMDPILGQTDKMAHIKGGVFVPLYGRDTLKVEIEDFLMDVYPVTNEQFLQFVLKFSEWQRSKVIPLFADDNYLAEWESDTSISWLLNLNAPVTSVSWFAARKYCECQGKRLPTIDEWEYSAMASQTRPDARIDSSYNQYILNWYETPKTFGNAIGQTFKNYWGVYDLHGLVWEWTIDFNSVLITGESRGDVDLDRKLFCAGGAVGATDLMNYAAFLRFAFRGSLKANYGVKNLGFRCVRDIK
- a CDS encoding universal stress protein; protein product: MLIKKILVPVDFSEFSDHAVDHALFIAEKNNSHVTLFHTIVLFQKSFNEVAPLRQYENFVKKKEEETFRYLQLHNEKALKKGITIDSQVTPGFSAADAILDYINDNDFDVVIMGTHGRTGLKKWFYGSVAEKVVCLSPIPVLTTMKPLRKFAIGKTLIPMDFSDYSKQAAERAIALGQEFGSQLVFMHVTSIFKIDSELPKRSEEKLREFTDVSDENATYVIKQGRAHHEIVKYANDNGVDLIIMATRGLSGLDHILFGSTTERVVRLANCPVLTLEREDS
- a CDS encoding YceI family protein; translated protein: MKNLNKIRSVLLSLIITSLQVSALFSQVISLGPYTSLPKSRLWLEGKSNINKFSCESESLKGYAYFGPESFLLPVNNFDDVQSNTSVYFFIPVQSFDCGKKKMNKDMYKALNEKQNPTIKYELIKSQLIASPDTSSEWFQVNTHGNLTIAGMRKEIEMVIKIRPLSNGKYQVIGAIPISMYDFNIKPPSAFFGLIKAKPELFVRFDIKAMANQIDGTANQSNISINELRNSNQILTQRSLNSTNFDCNGNNKLITIIPK
- a CDS encoding cbb3-type cytochrome c oxidase subunit I — translated: MPKLTRWFIKSGFICLITALSIGVIIKSQIIQIASFSSAATPVYFHLFMVGWVTQLIFGVSYWMFPRFSRDKPRGSLLLGWSCFWLLNVGLFLRMIGEPLNHTYQNKFGWMLLISAVLQWLAGMFYIFNTWLRIKGD
- a CDS encoding ATP-binding protein, with amino-acid sequence MSEKKKKYLIVTPSISEFLEIIRDFIKKIASNVGFIEEDVYKIQLSVDEACTNVINHAYDEITRSVMRVEVKVDEEKMDVSVIDYGRGFEPNIIKSPNMREYLKEYKRGGLGIHLIKKLMDEVKFSDTPFKKNQITMTIYRTPKKKKYNSRVENGTSTE
- a CDS encoding SCO family protein — translated: MKFTILIGVTLLLLSCSQQQDETISLTGSDQNAEPLPGLSIFHLPSDWITQDNESIKLKDLRGNVLVMVMIYTSCQASCPRLVADMRSIESKIPGKFKEKVKLLLVSIDPKNDTPESLKKFAIDNKMAGDQWMFLNGTEEDVREFAMVLGFKYKKISPIDFSHSNIISVFNHEGVLAYQKNGLGVNNKEIVAKIIESADAIH
- a CDS encoding response regulator, which translates into the protein MKQKHILVVDDEQNTLRSMEFILEAANYQVSVAKNGYEALKVLSNELKTCSPIDLIITDIQMPMLTGLKLIEKLQEFSYGIPVLIITGYGNKQLYAQLLENGYNEILDKPIEEDELLRRVKKLINNGNQPGR